The window CTGCTCAAAAGTTGATCTAATCCTTCTAAATCAGTACCTTGATGAATAAAACCTCGAGCATGAGATTCTTTTAAAAATTCTGAGGAAAACGGCTTCATGCCAATAGAACCTTCTTTTTAACTTTTCTTTATAGACGAGAGACTAGGCTGATTTGTCAAGATCTCAAATCAGATTTAAAGCGAGCATAATCATATTGCTTAAGCGAATGGATATCAATAAGCTCTTTTAGTTGACGTGTATAAGCTTGTCGTCTTATTGAATAATATAACAAGCCATCAGCAAGCTTTAAGCTGCAGGGATGAAGCCCATCTTGACGCTGTTGTGCTCGGATACGACGTAATGAATCGTAAGCAGGATGTTTATTAAGGGTATCCATATAAGCTTTAACAGCATTATATAAAGAATCGAATGTTATAAGTTGTGTTTTATCTTGCATAAATCCAAAAGGGGAATTTTGTTTGCGGGCATATTTACAGCCACCCCAACCGCTTTCAATCACAGCTTGTCCTAAAGCGAGAGAGGCTGGGATGATATCAACACGTTTTAGAAGTTCATCAAACGAGAGGCGTTTAAGATGATAACGTTTGGTAAGATCTTGTAGCCATAAACGTTGTTCCAAACTTAAAGAATTACCGCTGTCAACAATACGCTTTAAGCGCAAGAGATAGGTACGATCTGCAAGGATATCTTCATTATATTTCAAAATATGAGGGAGCAAAGTTTCAACAAACATGTCTTGTTTGTTTTTTATGTTGATCACCATGCCAAGTTCTGCAGGAAGATGAGTGGCAAAAACTCGAGGGATTCCAGTGGAAATTAGTTCTTCGTGAGTGCTTGGAAGATTCTTATCAGAAATTTCTTCAACAATATGATTATCTGTATGATTTATTTTCTTTGCAAGCTTAAAGGTCGTATTTTTTGAAGCCATGGAAAACGTTGCATTTTTATGAGGTTCTGTCGTTATGCTGGATAAAAAGAATGTTTCAGGTGTCCACGTCACGGCAAGACTATAAAGAACAACGACCATAACACTCATGAGGCCGATGAAACTACGATCAAAGAAATGTTTGAACGCTTTTTGTGGGGTTCTTATCATTTTTCTTCTCAATAATTGGTTGAATAATTAAAGCAGACTATTAGTTAACAGCTCGAACTTCTTGGACTTCTGGAATATAGTGTTTCAGCATATTCTCAATTCCTGTCTTAAGAGTTGCGGTAGAGCTTGGGCAGCCTGAGCATGAGCCTTGCAATTCAAGATAAACAATCCCATCCTCAAAGCGATTAAAAACAATATCGCCGCCATCCATAGCGACAGCAGGTCGAATGCGGCCGTCAAGGATTTCTTTAATCTCTTTCACGATCTCTGAATCATTTTCTGCAGAGGCTTGGGGCTTTTCTTGGATTATTTCGACGATTTCATGGTGCATAAAATAATCCATGATAAATCCGAGGACTTTAGGTTTTAGGACGAGCCAATCGTATTGATCATGCTTGGTTAAGGTAATAAAGTCAGAGCCGAAAAAGACACCTGTAATGCCATTAATGGTGAAAAGAGTCTTTGCAAAAAGACATGATTCAGCGCTTTCTCTGGTGGGAAAGTCCATAGTTCCCTTTGCAAGGACTGCTCGTCCAGGAAGGAACTTAAGGGTTGCTGGATTAGGTGTTTCTTCTGTTTGAATAAACACGCGATCTCCTTTCAATCAAACTTTTTTATGAGGCTCATTTTATGGATAAAAATAGTTGTGTCAATACTTTTATATCTCTTTAAAAATCAAAGCATTAACGAGGCAGTATTTATGTAATAAGTATCAGTATTTGTGGAAAGTAAAATATTTAAGTATTTATAAGTATACTTATAAATTTCTATTTTTAATAGTATTATTTAATCAGTATTCATTCGGATCGTTTTTTCTATCTGTTTTTGAATTAACAGACCTTTTTGCTAACAAAACATATAAAAAACAAAAAAAATGGATGATAGCTTTGTTTCGCAATGAAATTTTCTTGTGAGAAAAGCCGAAAATTAACGATGTAAAAACTCCAATTGACGAGATTCTAAAGCGCGCAATTCGTCTCTTAGTCGTGCGGCTTCTTCAAATTCAAGATTAGCGGCATTAAGAAGCATTCGTTTTTCAAGATCTTTTTTATATTTCTCTAAATCTTTCCCGACAAGATCTTGGATTTCTTCTCGAAGGGTAATTGTCGTATGATCACGTTCATAAACACTGGAGAGAACGTCTCCAATTGTTTTTTTAACACTTTCAGGTGTGATTCCGTATTTGGCATTATAAGCTTGTTGTTTTTCGCGGCGTCTGGAGCTTTCTTCAAGGGCTGCCTTTAAAGAGTTAGTCATCTTATCAGCGTACAAAATTGCGCGCCCTTCTACATTGCGGGCTGCACGGCCGATAGTCTGAATTAGAGAAGTTCTTGACCTGAGGTATCCCTCTTTATCAGCATCTAAAATGGCTACTAGCGCACATTCAGGGATGTCTAAACCTTCACGGAGAAGGTTGATTCCAATCAAAACATCAAAGATGCCTAAACGTAAATCACGGATAATTTCAATGCGTTCAAGAGTATCGATATCAGAATGCAAATAACGTGCTTTCACGCCGGCTTCGTTAAGGTATTCAGCTAAAGCTTCTGCCATTTTTTTTGTTAACGTAGTCACAAGAGCACGATAACCTTTTTTAGCAACTTCGACGCATTCTGCAATCAAATCATCCACTTGATGAGTTGTTGGCCTAATAATACAAATAGGATCAATGAGACCTGTTGGACGAATAATTTGCTCGATGAAGGTGCCTTGTGTTTGTTCAAGTTCCCAAGGGCCTGGAGTTGCAGAAACAAAGATGGTCTGGGGACGCATCTTTTCCCATTCTTCAAATTTTAAAGGGCGATTGTCGCGACAAGATGGAAGACGAAAGCCATATTCAGCTAAAGTCCCTTTTCGAACGGAATCTCCTCGATACATTCCTTTCAGTTGCGGAACAGCCACGTGGCTTTCATCAACAATTAAGAGAGCATCAGAGGGCAAATATTCAAAAAGAGTTGGAGGGGGTTCGCCAGGTTGGCGACCTGTGAGATAACGAGAATAATTCTCAATTCCTGAACAAAAACCTGTTGTTTCAAGCATTTCAAGATCGAAAGATGTTCTTTCTCTTATTCTTTGTGCTTCAAGAAGCTTTCCTTGTTGTTCGAAATCTATGAGGCGTTCTTTTAGCTCTCCTTGAATTTTTTTAATGGCTTGCATAATAGTGGGTTTAGGGGTGACATAGTGACTATTCGCAAAAATGCGGATCTCAGAAAGAGCTCCAATCTTCTCTCCTGTGAGGGGGTCAATTTCATAAATACTTTCGATTTCATCTCCAAAGAATGAAAGGCGCCATGCTCGATCTTCAAGATG of the Candidatus Paracaedimonas acanthamoebae genome contains:
- a CDS encoding glucosaminidase domain-containing protein, which translates into the protein MIRTPQKAFKHFFDRSFIGLMSVMVVVLYSLAVTWTPETFFLSSITTEPHKNATFSMASKNTTFKLAKKINHTDNHIVEEISDKNLPSTHEELISTGIPRVFATHLPAELGMVINIKNKQDMFVETLLPHILKYNEDILADRTYLLRLKRIVDSGNSLSLEQRLWLQDLTKRYHLKRLSFDELLKRVDIIPASLALGQAVIESGWGGCKYARKQNSPFGFMQDKTQLITFDSLYNAVKAYMDTLNKHPAYDSLRRIRAQQRQDGLHPCSLKLADGLLYYSIRRQAYTRQLKELIDIHSLKQYDYARFKSDLRS
- a CDS encoding NifU family protein; the encoded protein is MFIQTEETPNPATLKFLPGRAVLAKGTMDFPTRESAESCLFAKTLFTINGITGVFFGSDFITLTKHDQYDWLVLKPKVLGFIMDYFMHHEIVEIIQEKPQASAENDSEIVKEIKEILDGRIRPAVAMDGGDIVFNRFEDGIVYLELQGSCSGCPSSTATLKTGIENMLKHYIPEVQEVRAVN
- the uvrB gene encoding excinuclease ABC subunit UvrB, yielding MMSLFSLKSNFQPAGDQPEAIQQLLEGLEKDEHNQVLLGVTGSGKTFTIAHVIANSNRPALVLAPNKTLAAQLYGEMKEFFPDNAVEYFVSYYDYYQPEAYVPRSDTYIEKEATINEQIDRMRHSATRSLLERRDVIIVASVSCIYGIGAVEDYGKMIIELRPNEVANQRTLLQQLVELQYKRNDINFQRGTFRVSGDTLEIFPSHLEDRAWRLSFFGDEIESIYEIDPLTGEKIGALSEIRIFANSHYVTPKPTIMQAIKKIQGELKERLIDFEQQGKLLEAQRIRERTSFDLEMLETTGFCSGIENYSRYLTGRQPGEPPPTLFEYLPSDALLIVDESHVAVPQLKGMYRGDSVRKGTLAEYGFRLPSCRDNRPLKFEEWEKMRPQTIFVSATPGPWELEQTQGTFIEQIIRPTGLIDPICIIRPTTHQVDDLIAECVEVAKKGYRALVTTLTKKMAEALAEYLNEAGVKARYLHSDIDTLERIEIIRDLRLGIFDVLIGINLLREGLDIPECALVAILDADKEGYLRSRTSLIQTIGRAARNVEGRAILYADKMTNSLKAALEESSRRREKQQAYNAKYGITPESVKKTIGDVLSSVYERDHTTITLREEIQDLVGKDLEKYKKDLEKRMLLNAANLEFEEAARLRDELRALESRQLEFLHR